Sequence from the uncultured Cohaesibacter sp. genome:
TGGTTGGCGCAACACCAACCTGCGCTCTATAAAGATTGAAATTAGGTATCAGAAAGCGAGTCGACAGACCCCCATGGCTAAAGAAAGCGCATCCTCAGAAGCGCCGGACATGAAACAGGGACGCAAACTGAGTCATCAGCTTTACGAGCAGATCATACGGCTGATCCTTGATACAAACCTAGCGGTGGGAGACAAGCTCCCCACCGAAGCGCGATTCTGCGAGCTCTTTTCTGTCTCGCGAACCGTCGTGCGCGAAGCACTTGAGCGACTGAAGATCGACGGCATCATCGCCTCTCATCAGGGTCGAGGCAGCCTCCTGCTGAAACGACCCAACCGCGATGTCTTCACTCTGACACCGGTGAGCAGCATTGCCGAACTGCAAATGTTTTTCGAATTTCGTCAGGTTATAGAAGGCGAAACGGCGGCGTTCGCCGCCCAGCGTCACAACAACAGCGATCTGCAGAAGCTTGAAGCAGCCCTTGATGCCATCGATGCCGCTTTCGCCCGTCAGCAACGGGCCGTCGAAGAGGATCTGGCCTTCCACTTCGCCGTGGCAGAAGCCGCGCGCAACAAGTTTCTGCAGGCTACGATCGAGGCATCGCGCAGCGAGTTTCTCAAGGGGATGCGATTCGCTCGGGAGCTGACCATCAAATATTCGGAAGAACGCGGCATGATCCTGCAGACCGAGCATCGCGCCATTCTGACCGCCATCCGAAACAGAGACTCAGAAGGCGCCCGCTCCGCCATGATCACCCACATCGCCCGCACGCGCGACCGCGTCTTCACCGGCACCACCTGATCTCACGGCCTATAGCCATAGAGATGCTCAAGGCTTGCGGAGAAAAATTTTCAAAATTCGGGAAAAAAGGTTCGCGGCGGGCCATGCTTGCGGGAAAATCCCGTCGATGACAGCCACTGTGGAACAAGGTGATCCATCAGCCCCCACCCCAAATCACCAAAGATTGGCCCTAACGGCATGGGGTGAAACTTCGCGCAACTGGTCTGAACGGAAGTCGCGAGAAGATATTCTTGAAACGATGTGAAGGCCGGACGAGGAGGAGCCAAGCCTCCTGACCCTTGAAATCGGGCTGACAGTCCGGTCACTCCCGAAGGAACTCCCGTTCCGTATCCTGCGGCGCGCGACCACAAGACACCCGAACTTCAATATCAGGCCTCACAATCCTTTCCCGACGGTCAGTCCAGATCTCATTCCCAGAGGGCGCGACAAGTCGCAGCAATCTGTGCAAAACCCTGAACCCCGAACCGGGCAAGGCCCTTCCAAGGGCAACAAAGCCACCCGCGCGGGGCGACTCCTAGGCTTTATTAGTCGACCAGCTGAAGATTGACAGCAGCAACTTTGCCGTTACGGCCAGCTTCGAGCTCGAAAGAAACTTTCTGGCCTTCATCGAGACCGCTGAGACCAGCGCGCTCTACAGCAGAGATGTGAACGAACGCATCTTTGCCGCCATCGTCAGGAGCAATAAAGCCGTAGCCTTTGGTGGAATTGAAGAATTTTACGGTGCCAACAGTCATGGCAGTACCTCTTTTTAACTTAACACCCGCCAGATCATTCGAGCGAGTGGGCCTCAGTGCGCAACATGCACACCATCAGAACGTTCGCGAAATCAGGGGAGAATCAAGCTAACCGGCTCAGCCGGTAGGTCAATAGCCAATGATGGCAGAAACGCTTAGCACTTAGATGCCTGCAAATTGGAGCAAAATCAAGAGATTTCAAAAGAAATACATGGACTGCATAAAATAAATGCACTCATTGGCACCACACCACATGGGTGTATTTTCACAAAAAACAACGCCCGAAATTTGAGCAATCGAGTCAAAAACAGCAAACGGGTCGTGCGAAACGCCCACCGCATCCGGCTTCTCCGATCATCAAAACCAGACCGAAAAGGCATCAGGCGACAGGGGCACCAACCACCGTGAACGCGATCCCGCAATCGGTGAGGATCTGCTCTGAACGTGTTGTGTCAAAGCGCCCCTGAATGCCGTCGTGATGCCGCCAGACGACCTTGCCCACCTGATGGGCAGCAAGAAACTTCGTGCATTCCTTGCAGGGCGGATGGGTGACATAGACGATGCATCCCTTGGCAGGTTCCTTCATGGCCGCCAGAGCATTCATTTCCGCATGAACGACGCGGTCATATTTCTCCTCGCGGATGTCCCACCATTCCTGCCGGTCTTCCATCGAACGGGGAA
This genomic interval carries:
- a CDS encoding cold-shock protein, giving the protein MTVGTVKFFNSTKGYGFIAPDDGGKDAFVHISAVERAGLSGLDEGQKVSFELEAGRNGKVAAVNLQLVD
- a CDS encoding deaminase, with the protein product MAPRPGFDEWVLQCAEAVAMRSRDPSTKVGCVIVRPDKSFAAVGYNGFPRSMEDRQEWWDIREEKYDRVVHAEMNALAAMKEPAKGCIVYVTHPPCKECTKFLAAHQVGKVVWRHHDGIQGRFDTTRSEQILTDCGIAFTVVGAPVA
- a CDS encoding FadR/GntR family transcriptional regulator, producing MAKESASSEAPDMKQGRKLSHQLYEQIIRLILDTNLAVGDKLPTEARFCELFSVSRTVVREALERLKIDGIIASHQGRGSLLLKRPNRDVFTLTPVSSIAELQMFFEFRQVIEGETAAFAAQRHNNSDLQKLEAALDAIDAAFARQQRAVEEDLAFHFAVAEAARNKFLQATIEASRSEFLKGMRFARELTIKYSEERGMILQTEHRAILTAIRNRDSEGARSAMITHIARTRDRVFTGTT